In Treponema vincentii, a single window of DNA contains:
- a CDS encoding Fur family transcriptional regulator, whose translation MISCERIFHILSQGTVYRNLNILAEQKRIKVINVDGTFAHFDADMSVHNHVICTRCGKVEDAFMPSDEHCDQKAAEISGYRIDSHRFDFFGLCPECQCLEHD comes from the coding sequence ATGATCAGCTGCGAAAGGATTTTCCACATCCTGAGTCAAGGAACCGTGTATCGCAATTTGAATATTCTTGCCGAACAGAAACGGATTAAGGTCATCAATGTTGACGGCACCTTTGCTCATTTTGATGCGGATATGAGTGTGCATAATCATGTTATCTGTACACGGTGCGGCAAGGTGGAAGATGCTTTTATGCCGTCCGATGAACACTGTGATCAAAAAGCTGCGGAGATTAGCGGTTATCGTATTGATTCACATCGTTTTGATTTTTTTGGACTTTGCCCTGAGTGCCAGTGTCTTGAACATGATTGA
- a CDS encoding Rpn family recombination-promoting nuclease/putative transposase, which yields MTQKPFEDLTISDDFMFCKVMEYAPICKEFLEILFSVKIEKITYLSPQNTVTTNSEAKTVRLDVLVKDKAGTSYDIEMQVGNEYNIPKRMRYYQSVLDVAFLDKGYSYKALNDSFIIFICLFDPIGSNKAIYTFENICIEDKSVPLQDGTKKIILNAGAFKETGNEELRGFLQYVKTGKVTTAYTGRIEQMIQAVKRNEQLRKEYHILPAALMDAFDEGEARGKSIGLAEGEIRGSRRKAFETARLMKQADCDISFIEKMTGLSKEDIEAIN from the coding sequence ATGACACAAAAACCTTTTGAAGACTTAACTATTTCCGATGATTTCATGTTCTGCAAGGTTATGGAGTATGCGCCTATCTGTAAAGAATTTCTTGAGATTCTGTTTAGTGTTAAAATTGAGAAAATAACCTATCTATCGCCTCAGAATACCGTTACAACTAATTCCGAAGCAAAAACCGTTCGGCTAGACGTGCTGGTAAAAGACAAAGCGGGTACATCTTACGACATTGAGATGCAAGTTGGGAATGAATACAACATACCGAAACGGATGCGGTATTATCAGTCTGTGCTGGATGTCGCCTTTTTAGATAAAGGCTATTCTTATAAAGCGTTAAACGATAGCTTTATTATCTTTATTTGCCTATTTGATCCTATCGGTAGTAACAAAGCAATCTACACCTTTGAAAATATCTGTATTGAGGATAAAAGCGTCCCCTTACAAGATGGAACTAAAAAGATTATACTGAATGCGGGTGCATTTAAAGAAACAGGTAATGAAGAATTACGAGGTTTTTTACAGTACGTAAAAACAGGGAAAGTAACGACAGCATATACAGGGAGGATAGAACAGATGATACAGGCAGTAAAACGCAATGAGCAGCTGAGGAAAGAATACCACATATTACCCGCAGCACTGATGGATGCCTTTGATGAAGGCGAGGCACGAGGGAAATCGATTGGTCTTGCCGAAGGAGAAATACGCGGTTCTCGCCGGAAAGCGTTCGAGACGGCTCGATTGATGAAGCAAGCCGATTGTGACATATCATTTATCGAAAAAATGACCGGATTGAGTAAAGAAGATATCGAAGCTATCAACTAA
- a CDS encoding leucine-rich repeat domain-containing protein gives MSENVWENDDFIFKGAELKGMTQKGKDKVKTQGLTDLTIPAVAPDGTPITRIGDNAFYRRGLTSVVIPDTVESIGYDAFGVCKLTSVKLPSALKDIEGFAFYRNGLKEVTFGGKETKIEPSAFALNALTELNLPATLELIDTSSFYKNELTAVKIPASVKKINMYAFLKNNIKEVEIPKSVEFLHAHAFEPTTEVKKLKALYFQCLFPDMHPCMSGKRQSSYFSAGL, from the coding sequence ATGAGTGAAAATGTATGGGAAAATGATGATTTTATTTTTAAAGGCGCCGAATTAAAGGGCATGACGCAGAAGGGAAAGGATAAGGTAAAAACGCAAGGGCTTACCGATTTGACTATCCCTGCGGTTGCTCCGGACGGAACTCCTATTACGCGGATTGGCGACAATGCATTTTACCGCAGGGGCTTAACCTCCGTTGTTATCCCCGACACGGTAGAGAGCATCGGCTATGATGCGTTCGGTGTGTGTAAATTAACTTCGGTTAAACTGCCGAGCGCGTTGAAGGATATCGAAGGCTTTGCTTTTTACCGGAACGGTCTTAAAGAAGTTACCTTCGGCGGTAAGGAAACAAAGATTGAGCCGAGTGCCTTTGCATTAAATGCGTTGACGGAACTCAACTTGCCTGCAACCCTTGAGCTGATTGATACTTCATCCTTCTACAAGAATGAGCTGACGGCAGTCAAGATCCCTGCATCGGTGAAGAAAATCAATATGTATGCTTTTTTGAAGAACAACATCAAAGAAGTGGAAATCCCCAAATCGGTGGAATTTTTACATGCACATGCATTTGAACCGACTACCGAAGTAAAAAAATTAAAAGCACTCTACTTTCAATGTCTTTTTCCCGATATGCATCCGTGTATGTCGGGAAAAAGACAATCTTCATATTTTTCTGCCGGACTATGA
- a CDS encoding DUF4398 domain-containing protein produces the protein MKKTAILCTVFFVLGAVLLFAVSYDNNEYQRKSRAYSELARRAYSEGDYDASIEYSRLAEENAQKSADYIQYMLARVEAEQAMNRARTRYTWAKNNKAEEKYPEAFKTATEALQAGNTAFGNKDFDVAVVCAKKVLDALAVVTGDESSFATLPAQYRIRTWRGERDCLWNIAKDKAIYDNPYLWRKLYEANKNKLPDPNNPDWVEPGIILTIPSLRGEKRDGMYDPAVTYEKLPSGKK, from the coding sequence ATGAAAAAGACAGCTATTCTCTGTACCGTATTCTTTGTATTAGGAGCTGTGTTACTGTTTGCCGTATCCTATGATAATAATGAATATCAACGAAAAAGTCGAGCTTATTCCGAATTGGCGCGGCGGGCATATAGTGAAGGTGATTATGATGCTTCGATAGAGTATTCACGGCTCGCTGAAGAGAATGCCCAAAAATCAGCCGATTATATTCAGTATATGCTCGCCCGTGTCGAAGCTGAACAAGCAATGAATAGGGCACGTACCCGCTATACATGGGCGAAGAATAACAAGGCTGAAGAGAAATACCCTGAGGCATTTAAGACGGCAACCGAAGCTTTACAGGCAGGAAATACCGCATTTGGGAATAAAGACTTTGATGTTGCGGTTGTCTGTGCGAAAAAAGTTTTGGATGCGCTTGCTGTGGTTACGGGTGATGAATCTTCGTTTGCAACCCTTCCGGCTCAATACCGTATCCGCACATGGCGCGGCGAACGGGATTGTTTATGGAATATTGCGAAAGATAAGGCTATTTATGACAATCCGTATCTGTGGCGAAAACTGTATGAAGCAAACAAGAATAAATTGCCTGACCCCAATAACCCTGATTGGGTTGAGCCCGGTATTATTTTGACAATCCCGAGTCTCCGCGGTGAAAAACGCGACGGTATGTACGATCCCGCGGTAACGTATGAAAAGCTACCATCCGGCAAAAAGTAA